The genomic interval CTTTTGGTCCGTATGCAGTTTCTTCTTTTAAGAAGTCCGGAACACCAAATTCTAATGCCATACTTGTGAATGGAACTTGTGATCCTCTTGCTGCATATGCCATGTTTAAGTTGTAAACAAGCATTTGTACTGATTGTTTGATTTCTTCGTAGGTTCTTCCTCTTGCAAATGGTGCTACAAATACGTTCCAAAGTGACATTCCTTGTCCTCCGGACATATTTTGTTGTGCTGCAAGCATGATTTCGCCAGTGTGGTTCATTAAAGTTTCCATGTGGTTTGGTGCTCCTGCAATGGAAGTGTGGTCACCAGTACCGTCTACTTTAAGTCCGTATTTGATGAAAGTTCTAATGTCGTGTTGCATACAGTTTAAAGGTCTGCCTGCAAAGAATTCTAAATCATGAATGTGAATATCGCCAGACATGTGTGCATCTGCTAAATGTGCAGGGAGCATTTTTAAAAGTGCATATTGTTTTAATGCTTCATCTGCAACATGTTTGTGGATACTTTCAGGATTGTGAATCATGTTTGCGTTATCCCTGTTACCGTTTTCAATTAAATTTGTAATGTTGTATACAGGAATACCTAAACGAGTGTAACGACTTCTTAAATCTTCTAATCCATATTCTACTAATTTAGTGTTAACAATTTCTCTGATCATTGGAGCAGTTAAGTATTCTACATTTAATTTTTTCAGTTCTTTCCAAGTTTCAGTTGCAATTTCGAATGCAGTTTCTTGGCTTGCTCCAGTTTCTTCAATTAAAGTGTTTGCAATTTTTGATAAGTCAAATGCTTCAATAGTATCTCTAGAAGTACGTACTTTTAATCTGGTACTTGCTAAATATTTGTTTGCAATTTCAGAATCAATGTCTTCTAAACATTCATGCACTATTTTTTTGATTTCTTTAGTTTTGATTCCGTCGTATAATTGTGATACTACTGTTGCTACAATTTTGTCGGATTCAAAAAATGGAGTTTCAACCATTACTAATGATTTCAATAACTTTTCATAGCTGAACCTTTCTTTAATCCCGTTATTTTTTTCTACATTAATTTTTGTAGATTCATGTAAATTTTTTCCTAATTCTGAAGTTCTTTCCATTTAAACACACCATTTTCTCTTTTTGACCATATTTTAAATTTGAGAGTGGATGCTCTCACATGCAATAATATATATTTAGACATGTATAATAATTGTTCGTATTTTAACGAACATTACTAATACTACATTGATTTTTGTAGTATATAAAATGCTCGACTTGCATTTAACAAATTATGTCATGATAGTTGTTATTTTTTTAATGTTAAAAATTAAAAATCCAAGAGCATTTGAAAAGTAGTTTCTTAGAAAAAGATATCTAAAGAACTCTGTTTTGATTTATCACTTTCAAACAATGAGTTAATACCAAATTCTTGGATTTCAAGACGCTGTTTCAAGTAATGTGAAACAGGATATCTGTTAACAAGCTCTTGTGATATCTCAAGATATTTAGTAACTGATCCTTTTGAAACTGATAGAATTAAATTACCTCCACACTTACATTTTCCAGTAAGTGGCATCCTTCTATATTTAGCGCCGCATTTAGGGCATCTTACTTTTTGTTTGGAGAATGCTCTTGAGTTACCCATTATATCAGGTAAGAAATGTGATGATAAAACTTTTTCCACAACACCTCTTTGGTCTACTGCTCTAATAGTTTCAGCAAGTGCAATTTGAGCTTCAACTTTTTCTCTCATTGAAGGTAATCTTTTATAGAGGCAGACAGTAGGTCCGGCATGTATGCTTGAGGTATGATGGGAAAACATTAATCCTTCATATTGTTGTGGAGTTCCTAAATGCATTTCTACATTATCAATGTATTTTAAAACCTCTGCAGGCTTATGAGGAGTATAAGTTTCTTCATAAAATTCCACCGGGAATCTTTCAAAGATGTCTAAGTTGTGAGATTCATCATCTATCTCTTCAGGATCAATTCTTGAAGATAAAACTAAAGGAGCATCCATACTTCCTCCCCGGGTATTCGGCAGATATGATTTTGAAAAGTTAATTAATGCATCCAATAATAACATTACTGCATCTTCGTCACTGTCACAGTTCCTACGTTTTGCTGAATGGAAGTAAGGGTGAGCATAACAAGCTAATGCTTTTGTAAATCCTACAATTCTTCCAAGTACTCCTGCAGATGTATGCGGAGCAAGTCCTGCGACTAAATGCCCAATTAAATCACTTTTCTCTTTAACATTATAGAATGGATCCATATCGTAATATCTTTCAAGTTCGTCATCAATGTATTGGGCAGTACGAAGTAAATACTCGCCACAATTGTCTGAAATGACGATGTCTTGAACTTTAAGTTCAATGATCTGATTTTCATTTTCAATTGGATTTCCGTAACAATCTTTTTCATAACCCATTTTAAGTAGTTTTTCAACTGTAACTCCAATTTCCTTTGGGATAAAATGAGTAAGTGGCAAGTCAGTTGAATCGTGTCTAATAGTTCCATCTTTAAAAGTGAATACTTCATGTTTTGCCCTAAGTATTCCTTTTTCGATAGGTTCTGGTAATTTGGATTCAGAAATCATACCAACTACTCCTTTAACTTCATCAACACGTCTTACTTTAACATTATCTGATGCTTTTTTAAGCATAGTTGCAAGGGGAATAGTTTTTTGAGACGGTTTTCCTACTTCAGTTGGGCTGCCACATTTAGGGCAAAGTGATCCAAATGAACTTATTCCACATTCTGGGTTTGTACATTTTCTTCTAGAAATATCTACTTTCACACTTCCTTTTTTAGCAGCTGTTGCCACAAGTCTTCTAGAACCACCATTATTTCCTATTGGTATTAATCCATGAGGGGCGGGTTTCATTAATCTTTCTTTTGATTTTTCAGGCCTACCTACACGGGTACCAATGTATGCTGGAGCTTTATTTTTTATTTCAATAGGTGAAATTTCGTTTACTGCTTCTATAGTTGTTTCATTTTCTGGTAGTTTTTTGGGCAATGTTTCTAAAAGTGAATAAGAATGGTCTTTATCAATGATAATTTTATCATTGCGTACAATGTGGGGGACACCTATGATTTCAAGAATTCTTTTTTGATATGATAAATCGAGTTTCATTCCTTCATCCTTATTAAATGTTGATTTTCCATTTTCAATCAAATCAATTAATGAATTTAAATCTTCAATTGTCACATCATTGTAACAGTATGTATATTTAGGATGGAGAGGAATGTTATACTCCTTAGATAAATTAAATGCTTCAGTAGCTGATAAATATTCATATTCAAGCTTATACAAGTCTAAATCAGTATTTTCTGCATCAAACTTATCACTTCTCATCAATAATTGAATCCACCATTCTTCACACCATCCGGAGGGATATAATGTTTGGTTGTTTCTTAAGAATTCTCCAAATGCAACAAGCATATCACCAAGGAATAATATTTCAACAACATCTTTTTTAACTTCCCTTGCTTTTTTTACAGAATCAAGAATTAATACATCACCATTTTTAAGTTTAACTGTAGGTCCTTCAATTGAATCCACGGGAACCACACAGTTACCTTTTCCGGGATACTCAATTTTAAGTTGTGTTCCAACTGCTAAAAAATCAAGCAAGGCCATTGTTGCTGGGTGAACACCCATAGTTGCAAGACCAGTATTTCTAGATCGTCCATATCTTAATCTAAATGCACCTTTCTCAGAGGGGTATCCAAGAACTGGTCTTCCACCAATGATATCTTGAATATATTTAGGTTCACTAACAATTTCACTGTCTCCTGAATCCTCTTTTGAATCGTCTTTTTTAGGTTTTGAGTATTCTTCAAGCCAATTCCAATCTAGACCTAATTTATTTGAGATTTTTTTAATCTTTTTAGATTTTTGGATAACTCCTTCAACCATTGCAAGAAGAGCTCCGCCACGAATATTATTGGTTTCAACACGTTCTAAATCACGATGAGATACTTCTACTTTGTCAGTCTGTTCTCCTGAAACTTCTACAGGAATATGGTTTGCTGCAAATCTCACTTCTTCTGGTGTTGGTGAGTATTGTAAATTTGTAACTTCTGATTCGTATAATTCAACTTCTTCTACATATCTTTCGATTTCATCATCGATTGGTTTGAATGCATCAATGCCAATAGCTTGTCTAATTTTATCCCCTAAAAGTACTGCTAGTGCTGCTGCTGTTCCTCCTGCACTTCTGATTGGTCCTGCAAAATATACTCCTATATATTTTGTTCCATCAAAGTTATCTTTAATTTTGACATCTGAAATTCCTTCAAGTGGTGCTGCCACCACTCCTTCTGTAAGAATAGCAAGTGCAGTCCTAAGACCTT from Methanobrevibacter gottschalkii DSM 11977 carries:
- the polC gene encoding DNA polymerase II large subunit, yielding MDYFDRLEADTHHLYDIANKARSRGLDVEIETEVPLAKDLAERVEGLVGPEGVAKRIKILEQNITREEVAFEIAAEIASGKFELTGEKANWDTEQRCDQGLRTALAILTEGVVAAPLEGISDVKIKDNFDGTKYIGVYFAGPIRSAGGTAAALAVLLGDKIRQAIGIDAFKPIDDEIERYVEEVELYESEVTNLQYSPTPEEVRFAANHIPVEVSGEQTDKVEVSHRDLERVETNNIRGGALLAMVEGVIQKSKKIKKISNKLGLDWNWLEEYSKPKKDDSKEDSGDSEIVSEPKYIQDIIGGRPVLGYPSEKGAFRLRYGRSRNTGLATMGVHPATMALLDFLAVGTQLKIEYPGKGNCVVPVDSIEGPTVKLKNGDVLILDSVKKAREVKKDVVEILFLGDMLVAFGEFLRNNQTLYPSGWCEEWWIQLLMRSDKFDAENTDLDLYKLEYEYLSATEAFNLSKEYNIPLHPKYTYCYNDVTIEDLNSLIDLIENGKSTFNKDEGMKLDLSYQKRILEIIGVPHIVRNDKIIIDKDHSYSLLETLPKKLPENETTIEAVNEISPIEIKNKAPAYIGTRVGRPEKSKERLMKPAPHGLIPIGNNGGSRRLVATAAKKGSVKVDISRRKCTNPECGISSFGSLCPKCGSPTEVGKPSQKTIPLATMLKKASDNVKVRRVDEVKGVVGMISESKLPEPIEKGILRAKHEVFTFKDGTIRHDSTDLPLTHFIPKEIGVTVEKLLKMGYEKDCYGNPIENENQIIELKVQDIVISDNCGEYLLRTAQYIDDELERYYDMDPFYNVKEKSDLIGHLVAGLAPHTSAGVLGRIVGFTKALACYAHPYFHSAKRRNCDSDEDAVMLLLDALINFSKSYLPNTRGGSMDAPLVLSSRIDPEEIDDESHNLDIFERFPVEFYEETYTPHKPAEVLKYIDNVEMHLGTPQQYEGLMFSHHTSSIHAGPTVCLYKRLPSMREKVEAQIALAETIRAVDQRGVVEKVLSSHFLPDIMGNSRAFSKQKVRCPKCGAKYRRMPLTGKCKCGGNLILSVSKGSVTKYLEISQELVNRYPVSHYLKQRLEIQEFGINSLFESDKSKQSSLDIFF